The DNA sequence AGTTTACCAATTAGTTTTTTTGGATAAGGTGCCGAGCTATGCGGTGTTGAATGAAACAATTGATATTGCTAAGCGCAAAGGTGGTAGCTTTATCGGTAAAATGGTTACAGCCATTTTACGTAACTTTGAACGTAATGAGCGACCTAGTTTGGAGCATTTGCCGGATAATGAGCGTTTAAGTGTTGCGACTTCGCATCCGCTTTGGTTGGTTGATTTTTTGTTGAAGCAATACCCAATGACGGTGGTTGAGCCGCTTTTAGAGCAGAATAATTTGCCACCATTAAGAGTGGCGCGGATAAATCATCTGAAAACGGGTGATTTGAGCGTATTTGATGCCGGACCAATTGCTGGCAGTGTTACCTTGAACAGAGGCAACATTGCCCATACAGAAGCTTATAATGCCGGTTTGGTTGCTATCCAGGATTTAAGCAGTCAGCATGTTGCGCCGATGTTGGCACCACTTGAAGGTGAGCGCATTCTTGATATGTGTGCAGCTCCTGGCGGAAAAACTATGCATATTGCTGATTTAATGAAGAATACCGGTGAGATTATTGCCAATGATCTTCATGAACACAAACTTGAATTGATGAGAGAAGCTGCCGAGCGCTTGGGTGTTACCAATGTAACATTCAGTAATTATGATGCTTTAGAGTTGCCGAAGGTGTTTGAAGCGGGAGCGTTTGATCGAATTCTGCTTGATGCGCCATGCAGCGGATTAGGGGTTATTCGCCGTAAACCGGATTTGCGTTATCGTATCAGCAAGGCGGATTTGGATAGTTTGGTTGGTTTGCAGGCTGAGCTTTTAACAACTGCATGGCAGTTACTAAAAGCCGGAGGAACGCTAGTTTATAGTACATGTACAATTAATCACTTTGAAAATCAAGATCAGGTACAGGCTTTTCTGGCAGCACATCAAGATGCTGAATTAGAAGCGGAAATTGACTTTGCCGAGAGTAAAGAGAGTGATGGCTTTTATATTGCTAAGATGAAAAAGCACTGATATAAAGAAAGGCGGCACTGAAATGGAAGAAGAACTACTAGAGGTATACCGCGAACTGGCAACAACGCTTGATGCATTGTTACCAGTAGCGTGGAATCGGATATATTTATATGCGGAGGTGGAAGGTGAGCGTGGCAGTATTGATTTATCTGTGTTAAATAAGAACTCAGAATTAATTGCTTTAGTTGATTATCCTGAGTGGCTTGAGCAAGAACATGATCAGCATGAGTGGTCAGATTTACCTTTATATGTACAGGAACTGCAAACGATTTTTGAGCGCTATCAAGAGCTTGAGTTTACTTCCTTTTTCTTTTGTTTAGGTAGCCGGGGCGAGCTCGGGATTGAATTTGGTTATCAGTCATTTAGTGATGATTATCAATTGTTTCGTGAACGGATGGGTAGTTTTATTGATAAATATGCTGAAGAGGTGTAAATGTTGTTTACAAGCCAACAGTGTTTATGATAAAATAGCTAAGTATGAAAAAACAGGTTCCGCTGCATATATTTGTATGAACGTGTCGCAGAAGGAGTTGAAAAATAATGCAAGAGTTATTAAGAAAAGTGACTGAATCACAAATTAAGACTGACTTACCAAGCTTTAAAGCTGGGGACACTATCCGTGTTCACGTGCGAATTAAAGAGGGTAGTCGTGAGCGTATCCAAGTATTCGAAGGTGTTGTTATTAAGCGCCAAGGATCAGGAATCAGTTCAAACGTTGTTGTACGTAAAATTTCTTCAGGTGTTGGAGTTGAACGTACTTTCCCGGTACATTCACCAAAAATCGCTGAGATTGAAGTGTTACGTCGTGGACGCGTTCGTCGTGCTAGACTTTACTACTTACGTAATTTACGTGGTAAAGCTGCTCGTATTCGTGAAATTCGATAATTATTTAGTTAAAAAAACAAGCCCTAAACAAGGGCTTGTTTTTTTGCTTTTAATAGATATCATGAAATAGTCACAATATATTTCGGCTTTTTTACTAAAAGTATGGGGGATTTTATTATTTTTAAGTGTGAAGAGCTATACTTTAGCCGTTTTTTTTATTATAATGATTACAGATACTTAAATTGTGAAAGTAGATGAACTGATAGATGGAGAAGAAACCCTCGCTGGCAAAACGGATTGCCGTTTCAGCTGCTAAATTATTTGGCTGGCTATGTATAATTTTTTCGATAACGTTATTATTAAATGCGTTTGTTTTTTCTGTTGCAATGGTTGAGGGCATTTCAATGGAGCCGACACTTGTTGATGGTGAACGACTGATTTTAGATCGGATTTCATACCGCTTTACTAATCCATCTCGTTTTGATATTGTTGTTATTGATCCGGATAGTGACCGGATTCCCGAAGGTGAATTAATTATTAAGCGGGTAATCGGATTGCCGGGTGAGAAAGTGGCTTTCCGGGGAAATCAGCTTTATGTTGATAATGAACTCGTTGCGGAAGATTTTATTGTTGATCCGGTTAACCAATATACCAATGATTTCACTGTGGCACAAATTCCCGGTAATGGAGGTAACTCAATTATTCCGGAAGGATATTATTTAGTTTTGGGGGATAATCGGACTCATTCTGTTGATAGCCGGCAGATTGGTTTAGTTCCTAAAGAACAAATTCTGGGTAAGGCAGCATTTTCTATCTGGCCTATTGATAAAATTCAGTTTCTGACAGTAAAACCGGAAGATATAAATGAGCTTTAAGCTTTTAAAGGTAATATTTCGAGCATAAATTGCAATTTATGCTCTTTTTTTATACAATAGATACGAGACAAAATCCGCAAGTTACTTAAGATTGTTGCTGGGTTTTACTAGAATATTGGAGATTTATTATGAAGCAAATTCAATGGTTCCCAGGACATATGTCCAAAGCCAGCCGTGAAATAAAAGAAAAAATACAACTTGTAGACATTGTATGTGAACTTGTTGACGCCCGCAGTCCGCTGGCATCAAGAAATCCGGTTATTGATGATATCGTCGGGGTTCGCCCAAGAATTGTTATTTTAACGAAAACAGATTTAGCTGATGAGCGCAAAACACGATTGTGGCATCAATATTTTGCTGACCATGCAATTCCGACCTTTGACTTTGATGTTAATAAGAGATTTAATCTAAAAGCTTTTGTTGATAGCTTGCAACAAATTTTAAGTGAAAAGTTTGCTAAAGAGAAAGCACAAGGAAGAAAACCACGTGCGATTCGGATGATGATAGTTGGTATTCCTAATGTAGGTAAATCAACCTTTATTAATAAAATTGCCGGCAGAAAAGCGGCAACTGTTGGGAATAAACCAGGCGTTACCAAAGCTCAACAATGGATTCGCTTGCATCAGCAGCTTGAATTGCTGGATACACCTGGTATTTTGTGGCCTAAGTTTGAAGACCAATCGGTAGGATTAAAGTTAGCATTATTGGGAACAATAAAAGACGACATCTTACCGTTAGAAACAATTGCCGAATACGGATTAACGTTTATGCGTGATAATTATCCGAATCAATTGGTGGAACGTTATGGTGAAGCCGGAATATCAGCTGATTTCATTGAACAATTGGATAGTATTGCCAAGATGCGCAATAGTATTGGTCGCGGTGGTGAAACTGATTATCATAAGATTTATCAATTTTTCTTACATGATATTCGTAATGGTGCTCTGGGGTGCTTAACTTTGGAAGTGCCGGAAGAGGTAACTGCGGATGAAGCCTAAAAATGATATGCTGGAGTTTGAACGTGGTGCATATACCGGCGGACATTTATTTGTTGCCGGCACTGATGAAGCAGGACGGGGACCGTTGGCAGGTCCAGTAGTTGCGGCGGCGGTCATCTTGCCAGTCAATTTTGAGCTGGAAGGATTAAATGATTCAAAACAATTATCAGCAAAAAAGCTGGTTCATTTTTATGGCGAGATTCAAAAGCAGGCGATTGCTATTGGTGTAAGTATAGTTGATGTTGAGACGATTGATAAGATTAATATTTATCAAGCAGCAAAACAGGCGATGGTTGAAGCGGTTAGCCAGCTTTCAACACAGCCGACATATATTTTGAGTGATGCGATGCCGTTTTCATATGATGATGCTATTGTTGAACCGATTATTAAGGGTGATCAGCGGAGTATTAGTGTAGCGGCTGCCAGTGTGGTTGCTAAAGTAACTCGCGATCAATTAATGTGTATGTATGATTTAGAATATCCTGAGTATGGTTTTGCAGCACATAAAGGCTATGGGACAAAAGCTCATTTACTGGCACTTGAAACTTATGGAGTGACACCGATACATCGTAAAACATTTGCGCCGGTGAAGAAGCTTATTGATGGTCAATTACATTTTGATGTATAGGGGTGAAGATGACGATGAAAGTCAGCGAATTAATTAGTATGGCAGCACCGACGAAAGTCGTTGCTGCCACAAAATATTTTGATGTTGCTTTTATGCGCTCGCTGTATCAGCAGGGGATTACAATTTTTGGTGAGAATAAGGTGCAAGATTTGCTGTATAAATATGAACACTTTCATGATTGTGAATCATTACAGTGGCATTTTATTGGTACTTTACAAACTAATAAGGTGAAGTATATTATTGATAAGGTTGATTATATTCATTCACTGGATCGGGTGAGTTTAGCTCGCACAATCCAGCAACAGGCTTTTAAAATAAAGAAGATTCAGAAGGTGTTTATTGAAGTAAATATTGCTAGTGAAGGCTGTAAACAAGGGGTGTTGCGCTCGGAGCTGGAGCCGTTAATTACTTATTTGCTTGAAGAGTGTCCGAATGTTAAGATTATGGGATTAATGATGATGGCACCGCATATCGATGCTGAGTTGACGCGGCCGTTTTTTGCAGAGACGGTTGCATTGCTTGCCGAGATGAATCAACAATTTCCTACTTTAGATGCCCATGAATTTTCTATGGGGATGAGTAATGATTTTAGGATCGCTTTGGAGTTTCCTACTACTTTCATTCGTGTTGGTAGTGTTTTAAAAGAGGCAATGTATGATTAAGCTATTGATAGATACGCTAAAAAAACGCTCTTGGCGTTTGGCAATTGTTGAGACTTCGAGTGGTGGTTTGCTAAGTGCGGAGTTTATTAAACAAGATGGTGTTTCAGCGATTTTTGCTGAGTCGATGGTTGCTTATGATATGGATGCAAAGCTTAAGCGTTTGCATGTGGATGAAGAGTTAATTGCTGCTTATGGATCGGTAAGTGTGCAAACTGCCGAGTCGATGGCTCGCGGTATGTGTAAAAATACTGGTGCTGATGTTGTTATTAGTATTACTGGTATTAGCGGACCGAAGGGTGGAACTGAAGTGAAACCAGTTGGACTTACGTATATTTGTGTACTGGTTGATGGAGTTTGCAGTACTAAACAATACTTTCTATCCGGTAGCCGTCATAGTATTATGAAGCAAACGGTTGAACTAGCCATTCAACAAACATATGATTGTATATTTTCGAAGGAGGAATAGTGAATGTTAAGCCAATACTCAGTACCTATAGTGACCGGACTTTTATTCTTATTTGTAATCGCTTGGGTTATTTGGCTGCCATATATGATTTATTCTTACCGTCGTTATGGCTTTGTCAGCATGTATCGCTTTATAGTATTTTTTGCAGTTATATACTATTTTCTGGTAGCCTTCTTCTTGGTGATATTACCGCTTCCTGAACCAGGTAGCTATATTCCGGTGCAGCCACAATTTATACCATTTGAATTTGTTTTGGATATTATCAGAGAGCAAAATGGATTTTCTATTCAAGCGATAGTGGGAAATCCTGCTATTTGGGTAACTATATTTAATGTTTTATTGTTGCTTCCGCTTGGCTTTTTCGGGAAATATTATTTCCATAAAAAGTTCGCCTTTGTTGCCATTTTCGCTTTTTTGACGTCGCTCTTTTTTGAGGTGACACAGTTGACCGGAATATTTGGTATTTATGATGGTGCTTACCGGTTGTTTGATGTTGATGATTTAATTTTGAATACATTGGGCGGCTGTTTGGGATATGCACTTGCTTATGTCTTTATGAAATTTGTTCCTGATATTACTGAACTAAAGAGTAAATACCCTAAAACTTTGATAGTATCTTATACAAGACGTTTTATTGCTTTTTCGATTGATAACTTTATGCTTGGTTTTATATCTATTGTTTTATATGTAATTTTTCAAGATACTAATATTATAATCTGGTACTGGGTATGCTTTTTTGGACTCTTTGTTGTTGTTCAATTTTTTAGTGGCGGTCAGACTTTTGGGAAATGGTTGTTAAAAACGAGAGTTGTGGATGCCAGAACCAATAAGTCAGCTAAGTTTTGGCAATTAGTAGTGAAGTATTTATTTGTTGTTGTTATTCCGGCAATAATGTGGTTATTTCTCGATAGCGGATTTATTGAATTAGTTGGGGTGACTAACTGGATGATGCTGGGAATGGTATTTGGTGTTCTATGTTTGCTTGCATTCTTTCAGTGTATCAATCGGGAACGAAATGTTTTCTGGGATGTTGTATCATATACGCGTGAATTAGCATTACCACCTCAAGTGCAGTCTGAGAATGATTAGAAGTCTTCGAGAATATCATCAATATCAATAAAGAGTTTGGCACCTTCTTGAATCAGTTTGTTGGACCCGCGGTAGCTTGGATCAAGACTATGGCCACCAACAACATATAATTCTCGATTTTCTGCTAAAGCAAAACGAGCGGTTAACATAGTGCCGCTTTTTTCTTTTGCTTCAATAACAATGACACCACTGACTAATCCGGCAATGATGCGATTGCGGGCAACAAACTGCCATTTTTGAGCTTTAATATATGGTGGATATTCAGAAATAGCTAAACCATGTTGACAGATGTTTTTAAATATAGTTGTATTTGTAAGCGGATAGATATGATCAAAACCAGCACCTAGCACAGCAATTGTTGGCAAATGTTGGGCGAGAGCTTCAATGTGAATATTTCTGTCAATACCATTAGCTAATCCGCTTACTGCCAGAAAATTATGTTTATTGAGCTGGCGAATCGTATTGCGGGCGCTTCTTAGGGAAATGTTCTGCGGTGTACGGCTACCGACTACAGCAATTTTACGTTGATGTTCGAGGAGGTTGATGTCACCTTTATAATAGAGCACCAGAGGTGGGTCGTATATCTCTTTTAAAGCAACAGGATAGTTATCGTCGAGGATAGTGAGATAATGGCAGTCGGGCGGCAGCTCAGGCTCACTCCCTGAGCTGTCGCTTGCGCTCAGGATTTGCCAAAGTTTTTTTGATTGATTGAGTTTGATATCCCGAATAATATCGCCACGTTCACGAAAGCTGAGCGTTTGATAATAATCGGCATTCAGTAATTTTGTTCGCATATTGTCACTCCTTGATTTTGTTGGTTTACTTATCGTTTCGTAAAAAAGGCTTTTTTTTATCAGATATTTCTTGTATACTAGAGTGTGTTACATCTCAGGTTACGGAGGGATAAAATGTTTGGTTTTACGCAAACACAGTTAATTACCATGGCAATAGCGTTTGTTTTTGCTTATTTATATGGGTCGGTAAATTTAAGTGTTGTCATCAGCAAGTTTTTTTATGGTAAAGATATTCGTCAGTATGGGTCTAAAGGAAGCGGAACAACGAATACCATTCGGGTTTTGGGTTTTCACTGGGGAATTGTTGTTTTTTTATTTGATTTTTCAAAAGTATTGATTCCGTATTTTATTGTTACCTTGCTTGGATTCCAGGTTGATCCGGGATTAATGGCAGTTGGTGCAGTAATTGGTCAATGTTATCCAATCTTTATGAAATTCCGCGGCGGGAAGGGTGTGGCTTCTACCGGAGCCTTCCTGTTGTTCTATCATATTCCATATGCACTAGTCGGAATCGGGATTTTTATGTTAGTTCTGCGACTGTCAAAAATGGTATCGCTAAGTTCATTATTGGCTATCTTAGGCGTGACGGTTTTATCGGCACTGTTGCAAGAATGGAATCTAACAATTGCGATGACAATTTTGTTATTAATCACTTATATACGCCACTATGCAAATATTAAACGAATTTTCAAGGGTGAAGAGAGTAAGGTCAGCATCTTTGACTAATTAATTGAATAATATAAAAGAAGACGCTTATTGGGAAGTTTACATTTTTTTAGTTGACTTTTCTTCAATAAGCGTTTATTCTATGTTTTGACGCAAATTTTTAGTTTGATGTAATTTATATAATTTTGAGGAGCGATAATTTAGTGAAGAATTTAGTAATTGTCGAATCGCCTGCAAAATCAAAGACTATCGAGAAGTATTTAGGTAAAGATTATGAAGTTCTTTCCTCAGTAGGACATATTCGTGATTTAGCGACGACTGGGAAACTTGGTCTTGGTGTTGATGTGGACGGTGACTTTCAACCAACATATAAGAATGCAAAAGGAAAAGCAGATGTCATTAAGAAACTGAAAGCTGCAGTAAAAACAGCTGATCATGTTTATCTGGCAACTGACCCCGACCGTGAAGGGGAAGCAATCAGCTGGCATTTAGCTGACTTGTTGAGCTTGCCGACTGATGCGGATAATCGGGTTGTATTTAATGAAATTACCCCGACTGCGGTAAAAAAAGCGTTTGAATCACCGCGGCCGATTGATATGCATTTAGTGCATTCACAAGAAACGCGGCGGATTTTAGACCGTATTATTGGTTTTCGTCTGAGCAAATTACTGCAAAATAAAATTAAAAGTAAAAGTGCCGGGCGGGTACAATCAGTTGCTTTAAAATTGGTTGTTGACCGAGAACGTGAAATTGAAGCATTCATTCCTAAAGAGTACTGGGAAATCCATGCTTACTTTATGGATGAAGCTGTTAAAGCCAAATTGACAAAGTTAAATGGCAAAAAAATTGAATTAAATAATGAGGCTGAGGCAACGGTAGTCGTTGATGCAGTGAATGGAAATGATTTTACGATTGCTTCTATTGCTAAAAAACGTAATAAACGCAGCCCTAAGCTACCGTTTATTACCTCAAGCTTACAACAAGAAGCAGCGAATAAATTAGGTTTTAGCGCTAAACGGACGATGAGCATTGCCCAAAAATTATATGAAGGTATTGCTCTGGAAAATGAACAAGTCGGGTTAATTACATATATGCGTACTGATTCAACCAGACTTTCTGATGATTTTGTAAGTGCTACTAAAGACTATGTCTTAGATACTTTTGGTAAAGAATACAGCGGGACAGTTCGCAAAACTAAAGAAAAAGCGAATACGCAGGATGCCCATGAGGCAATCCGGCCAACTGCTATTACTCGTACACCTGAAGAAGTTGCCCCATATCTTGATAAAGATGAGTTGAAATTATATAGCTTTATTTGGGCTCGTGCTTTGGCTTTCTTAATGAAAGAAGCACAGTTTGATAATACTAAAGTTATCTTTGAAAATAATGGCTATGAGTTCCAAGCATCGGGAAGTGTTTTAGTATTTGACGGGTACTTAAAAGTGTACTCGCAATATGAAACGAATAAAAATGAGATTTTGCCGGATTTAACTGAAGGCGAAAAAATGGCAGCTAATAAAATTGAGCCATCACAGCACTTTACCCAGCCACCGGCACGTTACAGTGAGGCAAGCTTGGTTAAAGAGTTGGAAGAGCAAGGCATCGGTCGACCATCAACTTACGCTTCAATTTTGGATACAATTCAAAAACGGGCCTATGTTGAGTTGCGCGAGAAACGCTTCTATCCAACTGATCAAGGAATTCTGACTAATGATAAATTGCAGGAACAATTCAATATTGTTATTAATAATGAGTACACTGCGCATATGGAAGAAGATCTTGATAAAATTGCTGAAGGCAATGAAGATCATATTCAATTCCTGAAAGATTTCTATGCTCAATTTGAACCGATGGTTTTAAAAGCATTTGATGAGATGGAAAAAATTGCTCCACAGGAAACTGGTGAGATGTGCCCATTATGTGGCAAACCATTAGTTGTCCGTCGTGGTCGTTATGGTGAGTTTGTTGGCTGTAGCGGATATCCGGAATGTAAATATATTAAGCCTACTGAAAAGAACGAGCCGCAATCAATTGGTGTTCCTTGTCCAAAATGTGGTGAAGGTGATATTGTTGAGAAGAAAACCCGTCGCGGTAAAATTTTCTATGGCTGCAATCGCTATCCGGATTGTGATTTTGCGCTTTGGGATAAGCCTACCGGAGAAAAATGTCCAAAGTGTGATGCACTGATGGTACAAAAAGGTAAAAAAATAAAATGTTCATCTTGTGATTATGTTGAAGGTGAAGAAGCGTAAAATAAAAAAACCATTTCGTTTTATCTGACGAAATGGTTTTTGTGTTATAATAGGGAAAGAGTCAAAAAAGGAGATTAGAGCAAATGCAAAAAGTGAATGTAATTGGAGCCGGACTTGCCGGAAGTGAAGCAACCTGGCAATTAGTGAATCGCGGCATACCGGTAAGACTGTATGAGATGCGTCCGGTGCAGAATACACCGGCACATCAGACAGCAAATTTTGCCGAGTTAGTGTGCAGTAATTCATTGCGGGCTGATGGTTTAGCGAATGCAGTTGGGGTTATGAAAGCAGAGATGCGTTTGCTGAACTCATTAGTTATTAGTGCCGCTGATCAGACGCGGGTGCCGGCAGGCGGCGCGCTGGCCGTGGACCGTGAGGGATTTTCGGAGTTGATTACTAAAACTTTACATGAGCATCCTTTGGTGGAAGTTATTAATGAGGCGGTGACGGAAATTCCCGAAGGGCCGACAATTATTGCTACCGGACCTTTGACATCGCCGGAATTAAGCAAAGCGCTGGAAGACTTCTTTGGTCAGGAATATTTGTATTTCTATGATGCGGCAGCACCGATTATTGAGCGTGATAGTATTGATTTTGATACCGTGTTTATTGCGTCACGCTACGATAAGGGTGAGGCAGCTTACATTAACTGTCCAATGAATGAGGAAGAATTCAATGCCTTTTATGATGCTTTAGTGACTGCTGAGACGGTAGAACCAAAAGATTTTGAGCAGGCAATCTTTTTTGAAGGGTGTATGCCGTTTGAGGTGATGGCGAAGCGTGGTCGTCAGACCTTGCTGTATGGGCCGATGAAGCCGGTAGGGCTTGATGACCCGCGGACTGGCCGTTGGCCGTACGCGGTGGTGCAATTGCGCCAGGATAATGCCGCTGCATCTTTATACAATATAGTTGGTTTTCAAACGCATTTGAAGTGGCCGGAGCAGAAACGAATTATTCAGATGATTCCCGGACTTGAAAATGCTTCAATTGTGCGCTACGGGGTTATGCACCGCAATACTTTCATCAATGCGCCAACATTATTGGAACCGACTTATCAGACGCGGAAGCGGGCAGATTTATTTATTGCCGGTCAGATGAGCGGCGTGGAAGGTTATGTTGAGAGTGCGGCCAGTGGTTTAATCGCCGGGCTTAATATGGCTTCGCTGATTGAAGCGAAACATCAAGTGATTTTCCCCCAAGAGACGGTAATGGGTGCTCAAGCTTATTATATTACCCATACCGCTCCTGAAGATTTTCAGCCAATGAATGCTAATTTTGGTATTCTGCCGGACTTAGGTTTTAGAGTGAAGAAGAAGGAAAAGAAGGCGGCTTATGCGGAGCGTGCAATAACCGTAATGGAAGCATTTATTAAAGAAGGAATGTAGTTATGAGCATTAATGATGCAATTGCCTTATATTTGAATTATTTGCGGCATCAGCGGCGATATTCTGAGCATACGTTAACGAGCTATCAACATGATCTGCAGGATTTAGCTGCGTTTTTGCATGCGCTTGATAAGGATGAAATTGCTGCGATTACGATTATTGATGTGCGGAGTTATATGGCTGAGTTATTTGAGCGAGGTTTGAGCAAGAAGTCGAGCGCCAGATACTTGTCAGCAATTAAGAGTTGGATGAACTATTTGGTGAAGCAGGAGTATTTGGCAGATAATCCGGCAGCGACCATTAGTACGCCGAAAGCTGAGCATCATTTACCTAAGGTTGTCTTTTTTGAGGAAATTGAGCGGTTCATTGCCGCAGTGAGCGAAAACGAACCGCTGGCATTGCGTAACCGTGCTATTTACGAATTATTGTATGGCAGCGGCTTGCGGGTCAGCGAACTGGTTAACCTTGCTATCGAAGATTTGCAGTTTGATGAGGGCTTGGTATTTGTGCGCGAAGGGAAAGGCGACAAGGATCGCAGTGTGCCTTTTGGCAGTTATGCCCAAAAGGCGGTTCAAGAGTATTTGGAACTGGGACGACCTTTGCTGAAACGAAACGGTGTTGAGAATTATAATATGTTGCTGTTGAATAAGAATGGTGGTGCCTTGTCAACCCGTGGTGTGCAGTATATGCTAAAACGGGTAGCGGCGAAAGCCGGGCTTTCAAGCGAGCTGTCGCCGCATATGCTGCGACATAGTTTTGCCACGCATTTGCTGACTGAGGGTGCTGATTTGCGCTCAGTGCAGGAATTGCTTGGCCATGAGGAACTAGCCAGCACTCAGATTTATACGCATCTTAGTAATGAGCAGCTCAAGCAAACTTACTTGCGCGCACATCCACGTGCGAAGAAGGAGATTGTTATTAAGCCGATGACTAAAAAATAGGTGTGAACAAAGGCTGGGCTTTCGCCAGATTTTGTTCTTTTTTTCTCAATAAAAAAACACATAAAACACACGGAAAGTCAATTGCCTAAGGGTTTTCTTTGTGGTATACTATTAATGATTTAAGGGAGGTCTTTTATCAGTGTTAAGAAAAATTACTACCGTTTTGGCGGTTATCTTGCTACTGGTCGGGGCATGGCTTGTGGGGACGAATGTATATGAAATGGTAACTCAGGCGATGCAGTCAAATGCGTTTAAGGATCAGGCAGCAGAAGTATTAGATACAAAAATTTCACGTGATGAGTTTCATCCGGAAGAAGGACAAATTATCGGGCTATTGAAGATTCCTGAACTGGGCTTGGAAACAGCAATTGTTGAAGGGGTTCGGGTTGAGGATTTAAAAGGTGGCGCAGGCCACATGATGGAAACCGGATATCCGGGCGACAGCCGTCAGATATTTTTAGCCGGTCACCGGAATACGGATTTCGGCGTGTTGAAAGATATTAGAAAAGGTATGGAGATTATTGTTGAAATGCCTTATGGAACATATAAATATTACGCGAGCAAGGATTACGATGATACCGATCCAGATCAAGTCATTCCGCAAACGAAAACTGAAGTTGTTAATACTTCAGCTCACTTGGACCGTGACGAATTGGTGTTGATGACCTGTTTCCCATTTACCTTTGGGGCAGCAACCGACTACCGATTCCTGGTGTATGCATATCCTGCTGAATAGTTTTTATGTGAAATTTGAAAAAGCCGCTTCCCAAGGGAAGTGGCTTTTTGTATAATTGGATTTGAAGTTAAACACAAGGAGTGTGCTTAGAATGACCGAAAAAGAAAAGATGCTCGCCGGCTTGGTATATGATGCTGATAACGACCCGGAGCTTATTGCTGAACGAGCGTCATGCAAAGACCTCTGCCACGATTACAACTTGCTGCGCCCATCAAATTTTGATGAGCAGCAAACAATTATTCGCCAGCTTTTTGCTGCAACCGGCAACGAGTTTTTCATCACTGCACCATTCTGGTGCGATTACGGCCACAACATCACTATTGGCGAGAAATTCTACGCCAACCACAATCTGGTGATTCTGGATGGTGCACCGGTCAGTTTTGG is a window from the Culicoidibacter larvae genome containing:
- the xerC gene encoding tyrosine recombinase XerC, whose product is MSINDAIALYLNYLRHQRRYSEHTLTSYQHDLQDLAAFLHALDKDEIAAITIIDVRSYMAELFERGLSKKSSARYLSAIKSWMNYLVKQEYLADNPAATISTPKAEHHLPKVVFFEEIERFIAAVSENEPLALRNRAIYELLYGSGLRVSELVNLAIEDLQFDEGLVFVREGKGDKDRSVPFGSYAQKAVQEYLELGRPLLKRNGVENYNMLLLNKNGGALSTRGVQYMLKRVAAKAGLSSELSPHMLRHSFATHLLTEGADLRSVQELLGHEELASTQIYTHLSNEQLKQTYLRAHPRAKKEIVIKPMTKK
- a CDS encoding sugar O-acetyltransferase; the protein is MTEKEKMLAGLVYDADNDPELIAERASCKDLCHDYNLLRPSNFDEQQTIIRQLFAATGNEFFITAPFWCDYGHNITIGEKFYANHNLVILDGAPVSFGANVFIGPNCGFYTAGHPLDAAQRALGIEVDAPITVGDNVWFGGGVQVLPGVTIGNNTVIGSGSVVTKDIPDGVIAVGNPCKVLREITEADIIEYFE
- a CDS encoding class D sortase — protein: MLRKITTVLAVILLLVGAWLVGTNVYEMVTQAMQSNAFKDQAAEVLDTKISRDEFHPEEGQIIGLLKIPELGLETAIVEGVRVEDLKGGAGHMMETGYPGDSRQIFLAGHRNTDFGVLKDIRKGMEIIVEMPYGTYKYYASKDYDDTDPDQVIPQTKTEVVNTSAHLDRDELVLMTCFPFTFGAATDYRFLVYAYPAE